Proteins found in one Kluyveromyces marxianus DMKU3-1042 DNA, complete genome, chromosome 2 genomic segment:
- the GVP36 gene encoding Gvp36p → MSQYFGTFSKKVQELSSSVSQKAQEAQLDQKFKDLKTNTSLFANSTQRLIQEKLGQVTDISQLPDEYTQLENRVDKIKLIYENFLKVTKIYENESYDYPGNIKESVDEFSKTVGGKLHELSKATNREQAQSALLSSQLKEPKTLNYALSKVALTSSEHVEDDVLANFLAKYSDVQTKIAQLRLQQDTMIQTKFNKAIKEKLDQEIAASTKARKLVEQKRLQYDVVRSNRLKNTKPEKQAALQVEESTYEEEFAKATDDAIIAMSKVVELADFTTNLQELVAAQLAYHKNSAELLEELVNES, encoded by the coding sequence ATGTCTCAATACTTTGGTACCTTTTCCAAAAAAGTTCAGGAACTGTCTAGCTCAGTGTCCCAAAAAGCCCAAGAAGCTCAATTAGACCAAAAGTTTAAGGACTTGAAGACCAACACTTCTCTCTTTGCCAATTCCACACAACGTCTGATCCAGGAGAAGTTAGGCCAAGTCACCGATATTTCCCAATTGCCAGATGAGTACACGCAGCTTGAAAACAGGGTTGACAAGATCAAGTTGATCTACGAGAACTTTTTGAAAGTCACCAAGATATACGAAAATGAGAGCTATGATTACCCAGGAAACATTAAGGAATCTGTCGATGAGTTTTCTAAGACTGTAGGCGGTAAGTTGCACGAATTATCCAAGGCTACAAACCGGGAACAAGCTCAAAGTGCTCTATTGTCCTCTCAGTTGAAGGAGCCAAAGACTCTAAACTACGCATTGAGTAAAGTCGCGTTGACGAGCAGCGAACACGTCGAGGATGATGTATTGGCTAACTTCTTGGCTAAATACAGCGATGTACAAACTAAGATTGCCCAATTGAGGCTACAACAGGACACCATGATCCAAACTAAGTTCAACAAGGCAATCAAGGAGAAACTAGATCAAGAAATTGCTGCATCCACCAAGGCTCGTAAATTGGTCGAGCAAAAGAGATTGCAATACGATGTTGTTAGATCTAACAGATTGAAGAACACCAAGCCAGAAAAGCAAGCTGCTTTACAAGTGGAGGAAAGCACTtacgaagaagaatttgCCAAGGCCACAGATGATGCTATCATTGCAATGAGCAAGGTCGTAGAGTTAGCTGACTTCACTACCAACTTACAAGAATTAGTCGCTGCTCAATTAGCTTATCACAAGAACTCGGCAGAGCTCTTGGAGGAGTTAGTGAATGAGTCGTAA